The Halobacillus amylolyticus nucleotide sequence TGGGATAACTGGTATCTCTCTGTTAACATTAAGTATATCAAGCACTTGAAGTGTATTTCGGGTTGCTTCCTCTTCTGAAACATTCCCAAATCCGGTTGTGATCCCTAGTATATTCAATTCAGGGGAGTGGACAGCGTACGCAATCGCAAGTGCATCATCAATCCCCGTATCTACATCTAAAATTACCTGCTCCATATTGTCACCTCTCCAAAATAATAATCTCTACCTCATTAACTAATTAACTGTTCCATTGTGGTTGAATGGAGGCGCATCAAACGCTTCAACTTCTTTCCTATCAGGCATTCCTGCTTGTGCACCAAATTTTGTAACAGCAAGGGCAGAGACTTTACTCGCAAAGCTTACCGCTTCAGAAAGCTCCTTCCCCAGACCGATAGCATAGCTAAGACCGGCATTAAAGGCATCGCCTGCCCCTGTGGTGTCCACAACAGGAACTTGATGAGCAGGGGTGGTTTTTACTGCGGATTCCTGACTTTTATACACAGCCCCTTCCGAGCCTAAGGTAGTAATCACATGGTCCACACCGGATTCCTGGACGATCTCCATCGCTTTTTGTAAATCAAATCTATCTTGGTCCATCTTTGAAAGGATGCCTAACTCAGATTGATTTGGTGTTATGTAATCGACGTTTTGTAATAATTTTTCAGGCAATGAACGCGCAGGAGCGGGGTTTAAAATGACAGTTTTGCCGTGCTTTTTTGCAATCTTAGCCGCTGTTGTTACCGTAGCAAGTGGGATTTCTAGCTGAAGGAGAACCAAATCTGCTTTTTCAATCAGTTCTTCATGCTCTTTTATATCGTCAGGCAGACAATCATCATTGGCGCCTGGAACCACAACGATCCGATTATCTCCTTCAGCTAACAGAATAGAGGCAATTCCTGTTGGGTTATTATCGACTTCTTTTACCTTCCCGGTTTCTACTCCGCTATCTTTAAGGGAACGTAAAAGACTCGTGCCAAAGGGGTCGTCCCCTATTGTGCCAAGCAAGGTTGTCTGAGCACCAAGCTTTGCTAAAGCTACGGCTTGATTTGCTCCTTTGCCGCCGGGAATAAAACTTGAGTGGTTGCCCATGATCGTTTCGCCTTCTAAGGGAGCGCGATCTGCTTCAATTACAATATCCATATTTAAACTGCCGACAACTACAATATTTGGCTCTTTCACGGGTTGTCCTCCTTTATAAACCGTTCTTAATTTTATACTATCTCTAACGGTTATTGGTTTCAATTCTCCAGAAAGTACACCACCATTCTGGGAAACTGTATAGGAAAGAAAAATCCTATGTAAAAAGGTTACGACTTAAGTGGTAACCTTTTTATAGACTACATGAACCATTGTCGTTAGTCAAATGAGATTTAAATGGAATTCTAGGGAACGTACTAGACATAAAGGAACAACATTGAGGAGGGCCTTTCTTCATAAGGTGCTTGTTGTTTTCTATTCTTCTGAGTTAAGACAGCATTTTTCTCTATTCTTTAACAATGGACGATGTTGATTATCTCTTCAGCCAGTCCTAAATTTAAAATGGGGTATTTTGGGGTTAATAGTCTGATAAAAAGAACCGGTTACTCAGCTAAGCAGTAACCGGTTCTAGCATAATATTTAAGTTTTCAGCATTATAGAGAACATATTAATTTGCACAGTAAAGCAGCCCTCTCAGGAATTTGATTTTTTAAGATATGTTCATTCCTAGCATGAATACCTGTACCAGCTGCCCCAAGACCATCTAGTGTTGGAACCCCCATATTAGCAGTAAAGTTACCGTCGCTGCCTCCTCCAACAGAAGCCTCCTCTAATTCCATATCTAATTCTTTTGCAACCTTTTCTGCATGTTCAAACATTTTTTCAGTAGTCTCATCCCGATGCATGGGAGGCCGCATAATGCCCCCTTGAACTTCTAATGTAGCCCCTTCTGCTTGTGGTGTTAATTCCTCCATAATATGTTCGATTCTCTTTTGTTCCTCTGTTGTCTCCATACGAAAATCGACGCCAATGGATGCGGAATCCGCCACAACGTTCAAGGGGCCGCCTCCTTCTACAACCCCTACATTTACAGTTGTTCCTTTTTCATAATCTGTTAAAGACTCTAAATAAATAATTTGCTCAGCTGCTTCTTTAATTGCACTAATTCCATCTTCATGATGGTTACCAGAATGTGCAGCTTTTCCAACTATATTAATGTGGTAACGGGCAGATCCTTTTCTCTCTGTCTTCAATGCGCCTGTTCCTGCAACTGGAGGCTCGGTCACTAAAGCATATGAGCTAGTTTTTGCTTCATTGTTAATAAGTTTTTTAGAGGAGGGGCTGCCTACCTCTTCATCACTTGTACAAAGGAATACAATTTTTTTATCTAATTGAATGGTTAAATCCTTACAAGCCTTTAATGCCCAGATTGCCTGTACGAGTCCGCCTTTCATATCAAGAATTCCTGGTCCATAAATCCGATTTTCGCCTTCTTTATAAGTTAACTCGTCTTTATCCCAAACTGTATCAAAATGGGATAAAATTAAAAGCTTTTCTTCTCCGTCTCCATATTCAAATCGAAGATGGTTTCCATATTTCTGTTCAGTAATTTCTGCTGCACGGTAACTAAAATATTTTTCAAATAACGTCTGGATTCTTTGGCCACACTCATCGACCAGTTGCTTATCATTAGTTGGGGAAGCACTCTCTACAATATATTTAATATCTTCAAGGATTAGCTCCTGATTTTCCGTCATATAGGCTTTTATTTCGTCCATAATAAATCCCCTTCGTAATTAAAATGGTCCATAATTAATAAATACAGCGATACTGACAAAAACGGCTCCTATTACTGCCCATATAAGAACTAATGGCCAAACAAATCTAAACCACTTCATCCAAGATACCCCTCCAATGGCCAAAACCGCCATTAAAATACCTGAGGTTGGGGTAATAATGTTGGTAATCCCGTCACCGAGCTTAAAAGCAAGTACCCCTGTTTGCCTTGTTATATCCAGCATATCAACTAAAGGAACAATAAATGGCATCACAATAACTGCCTGTCCGCTTCCCGAAGTAACCAATAAGTTAAAGAGCAGGTTGAATACGTATAAAGCTTGAGCACCCAGTACTGTCGGCAAAGTTTCCAAAGGCTCAAAAGCGTAATTAACAATAGTATCTAAAATATAGCCGTCTTCAAGTAAGAGGACAACTGCTCTAGCCATACCGATGACTAGCGCCCCGTAAACAAGACCTCTGGCACCATTCATAAACACTGAAACTAATTTATTAGGGGTAATCTTAGCAATAATGGCAACTGCAATGGCCATCATTAGGAAGATCGCAGATAGTTCATTTATAGACCATCCCATATTGTAGACACCAAAGAGAAATACACCGAGGAAAACAAAGAAAGTTAGAATAATGATTTTGTGAAGAGTCGTAAACGGTCCAAAGTCTTCCTCTTCATTCTCACTTAGTGCTGCAGTGAAAGGTGTAACTCCCATTTTACTGCTTGATGGGTCATTACTAATTCTTTTAACGTAAAGACAGATATAGGCGATGGTAACCACGAGGAGCACAACGAATGCTGCACCTCTTAGTACTGCCCCAGAAAAGAGTGGAAGTTCCGCTATTCTTTGTGCTATACCTGTAATAACAGGATCAAACGTACCTGTCGCAACCCCAACATACTGCCCTAAATAGACCATTGCCACTCCAGTTATGGCATCGAGCTTCAGGGCTCTGGCAAGAATAATGCCGATCGGAATGAAAGCGATCACGGCGTTACCACTTACTCCCGCAGTATCAAGAATCGCAAAAAGTGCGATCACTGATATAATCAGTAGATACTTTTTTCCTTTTGTTTTTTCTATCAGAGCGTTAATCCCAGAGTTAACTGCCCCAGTATATTCAAATACAGCTACAGTTCCTCCGATAATAAGTACCATAAATATCAAATGCGCGGTATCTACCAATCCGTTTTGGATAGCTAAGAATATATCCATGATGGAAGCAGGATTAGCTTCTGTGGCAGTGTAACTTCCTGGGATCACCTGGGTAATATCATCATCTGTTGTCTCTCTTTCAAAAGATCCTGCCGGAATAATATACGTAAAAATAGCCGCTAGTAATAGTAAACCAAATAATATAACAAATGCGTCTGGCATAGCTAAACGTTGTTTCCATGACCTTTTATTCGCTGAATTTCCGCTCTTTGCCACCTTGATTTTCATCTCCTTAATTATAGACTAATAGTTTTGTATAGTTACATACTTATCTAGAAATAGGTGTATTCCTGCTCTCGTAAAACTCTCCCTGTCAGCAAAATAGGATTTCCTAACTAGATAGTATGGAGCGTTTGATTATCATATGGTTTGACCCCACGACCCTAGAACAATTTTTTGTGTTACTCGTATTCAGTTTTGAGCAAAAAGTACAAGAATCTAATGAAAAGTGTTGTTTATCTTTTGTCAGGATCTATGTAGCCGTTTACTATATGTAATTGAAGATATTATTTGGAATGTTAGTAACGTAAAATAGTTTTGAGGTCAATTGATTAGATAGGAGAAGTTATGAAATTTAGAGACAGATGGAGCAAATTCTTAATTATATTAACGGTTATAGTGATGTGGATCTACTTAATCTGGCGAGTCACGGACACGCTCCCAGCAAGTTACGCACTTATTGCCGGTATCATACTCTTGTTGGTAGAGGGCATACATATCTTTCAAGGCACCCTTTTTTACTTGCTTTTATATCGCCCCTCCCGTTATCTGCCACCTGATCTTCCAGACGAAATCCCCCGGGTTGATCTGTTGATTGCAACATATAATGAATCAACAGCGCTGCTGCAGCGAACTGTCCTTGCTTGTAAGAACTTGGACTATCCAGGCGATAAATTTACTGTTTGGTTATGTGATGATGGCCGTCGTCCAGAGGTTCTGGAATTGTCTGGAAAATTAGGAGTCTATTATCTTGATCGCCCAGATAATAGTCATGCTAAGGCAGGCAATCTAAACAACGCGCTTGCTCATACATCTGGTGAGTTTATTGTTACATTGGATGCTGATATGTTGCCAAAACCACAGTTTTTGAAGCGGACGATTGGCTTTTTCAATGAAAACAATGTTGCTTTCGTCCAAACACCCCAATCCTTTTATAATGAAGATGTCTTCCAGTTTAATAGCTTTCAAAGCCGTAATATTCCTAATGAACAGGATATGTTTATGCAAAAAATTCAATCCGGCAGAGATAGATTCAATGCTGCTATCTACGTAGGGAGCAATACTATTTTTCGAAGGAAGGCATTAGAGGCTGTTGGGGGATTTGCGACGGGAACCATCACTGAAGATATGGCTACTGGAATGCTCATTCAGGCAAAGGGATACCGGACGATTGCTTATAGTGAAGTGCTAGCGCAAGGGTTGGCGACTGAATCGCTTAATGATTTATTATCTCAACGTATTCGATGGGCGAGAGGCACGATTCAAACGATGCGCAAATGGAACCCTTTAACGATGGATGGGTTAACTATCATGCAAAGGCTGTTATATGTAAGTGCATTAATGTACTGGTACTTCGGTGTTTTGAAGTTGGTGTTTCTTATTGCTCCAATTGCTTATTTGTTGTCGGGTACACCTTTAATAAGTGCTTCTATAAGTGGTATTTTAATTTTCTGGCTGCCTTATTTTGCCCTGACAAGTCTGCTTATTAAATATGGAACCGGAAAGCGAAATTCTTTTCTATGGAGTAATATTTATGAAATTTGCTTTACACCGGTATTAGCTTGGGCAGTCTTGGTTGAAACTCTCACTAAAAAGTCTATTGGATTTCAGGTTACTCCAAAGGGTGTGCAAACGAACAATACATCGTTGAATACAAAGTTTTTGTTTCCAATATTTATATTAATCCTTCTATCTCTTGTGGCGATGATTAAGGGCTTTTGGATGCTGAACCAAGCTAGTCAAATAAGTGCTGTGCTGATCAATTTATTTTGGGTGATCTTTAATCTTTTCATGCTTTTAGGTTCAGTTATGATCGGTTATGAACGCCCTCATCATAGGAATGCTCAACGTTTCTCGAGGAACGATTCTATACAAATAAATGGCGATACTAAAAAAATTCAAGCTCGTGCTTTAGATATTTCTGAAACGGGATGCTGTTTGGTGATTCAAAATCTGGAGCAGCTGAACGCAGAAGTAGAACTGATTTACTATGGAAATAATGAACACCGATTAAAAGCAAACCTAGTCTATTACGATACCCATCCCGAAGGTTTTCAAGCAGGTTT carries:
- a CDS encoding YfcC family protein; the encoded protein is MAKSGNSANKRSWKQRLAMPDAFVILFGLLLLAAIFTYIIPAGSFERETTDDDITQVIPGSYTATEANPASIMDIFLAIQNGLVDTAHLIFMVLIIGGTVAVFEYTGAVNSGINALIEKTKGKKYLLIISVIALFAILDTAGVSGNAVIAFIPIGIILARALKLDAITGVAMVYLGQYVGVATGTFDPVITGIAQRIAELPLFSGAVLRGAAFVVLLVVTIAYICLYVKRISNDPSSSKMGVTPFTAALSENEEEDFGPFTTLHKIIILTFFVFLGVFLFGVYNMGWSINELSAIFLMMAIAVAIIAKITPNKLVSVFMNGARGLVYGALVIGMARAVVLLLEDGYILDTIVNYAFEPLETLPTVLGAQALYVFNLLFNLLVTSGSGQAVIVMPFIVPLVDMLDITRQTGVLAFKLGDGITNIITPTSGILMAVLAIGGVSWMKWFRFVWPLVLIWAVIGAVFVSIAVFINYGPF
- the rbsK gene encoding ribokinase; translated protein: MKEPNIVVVGSLNMDIVIEADRAPLEGETIMGNHSSFIPGGKGANQAVALAKLGAQTTLLGTIGDDPFGTSLLRSLKDSGVETGKVKEVDNNPTGIASILLAEGDNRIVVVPGANDDCLPDDIKEHEELIEKADLVLLQLEIPLATVTTAAKIAKKHGKTVILNPAPARSLPEKLLQNVDYITPNQSELGILSKMDQDRFDLQKAMEIVQESGVDHVITTLGSEGAVYKSQESAVKTTPAHQVPVVDTTGAGDAFNAGLSYAIGLGKELSEAVSFASKVSALAVTKFGAQAGMPDRKEVEAFDAPPFNHNGTVN
- a CDS encoding glycosyltransferase family 2 protein, with product MKFRDRWSKFLIILTVIVMWIYLIWRVTDTLPASYALIAGIILLLVEGIHIFQGTLFYLLLYRPSRYLPPDLPDEIPRVDLLIATYNESTALLQRTVLACKNLDYPGDKFTVWLCDDGRRPEVLELSGKLGVYYLDRPDNSHAKAGNLNNALAHTSGEFIVTLDADMLPKPQFLKRTIGFFNENNVAFVQTPQSFYNEDVFQFNSFQSRNIPNEQDMFMQKIQSGRDRFNAAIYVGSNTIFRRKALEAVGGFATGTITEDMATGMLIQAKGYRTIAYSEVLAQGLATESLNDLLSQRIRWARGTIQTMRKWNPLTMDGLTIMQRLLYVSALMYWYFGVLKLVFLIAPIAYLLSGTPLISASISGILIFWLPYFALTSLLIKYGTGKRNSFLWSNIYEICFTPVLAWAVLVETLTKKSIGFQVTPKGVQTNNTSLNTKFLFPIFILILLSLVAMIKGFWMLNQASQISAVLINLFWVIFNLFMLLGSVMIGYERPHHRNAQRFSRNDSIQINGDTKKIQARALDISETGCCLVIQNLEQLNAEVELIYYGNNEHRLKANLVYYDTHPEGFQAGFNFSKMPVDKLQQWILEVYGGEVKEADFKFEKNTGLLSIMKRYVVSFRKPTRKRVRAVPRLKVNVPCSIVVLSLEQQSSMSEIATSIEHGVEVKTTQPFETNEGEILDFSLNGCQFVIGHMGNVQTGETIIICIPHLNNIAVKALVVRVASKDEKLTVGVKFLDEETGQVLYRLLKNTKDV
- a CDS encoding M20 family metallopeptidase, translating into MDEIKAYMTENQELILEDIKYIVESASPTNDKQLVDECGQRIQTLFEKYFSYRAAEITEQKYGNHLRFEYGDGEEKLLILSHFDTVWDKDELTYKEGENRIYGPGILDMKGGLVQAIWALKACKDLTIQLDKKIVFLCTSDEEVGSPSSKKLINNEAKTSSYALVTEPPVAGTGALKTERKGSARYHINIVGKAAHSGNHHEDGISAIKEAAEQIIYLESLTDYEKGTTVNVGVVEGGGPLNVVADSASIGVDFRMETTEEQKRIEHIMEELTPQAEGATLEVQGGIMRPPMHRDETTEKMFEHAEKVAKELDMELEEASVGGGSDGNFTANMGVPTLDGLGAAGTGIHARNEHILKNQIPERAALLCKLICSL